CCGCATTGATTTGATAAAAGCAGAAATAATGTCGTAATGCATTTCACCTAATTTGTCATATAATGCCAGATTTTGCTGAATTACAGAAATGACATTATCATTGGTAAGCACCACAGGGTTAAGCTGTTCTTCTGACTTAACTATAAGCTCTATGGCGTTCAATAATTTCCGTGCATCGCCTCCTGAAATACGCAATAACGCTTCAGTTTCATTTATAATGATAGGTTTCTGGTATTGTGTTTCGAGAAATTTTCTGGCTTTTTCAAGTAAAAATAAAAGATCCGGTTCATCTAAAGGCTTAAGAATATATACATTACAGCGAGATAAAAGTGGCGAAATCACTTCAAAAGAGGGGTTCTCGGTGGTTGCTCCAATTAGTGTAATAATTCCTTTTTCCACGGCTCCCAACAGGGAATCCTGCTGCGTTTTACTAAAGCGATGAATTTCATCAATAAACAAAATTGCATTGGATTTTTCTGCTTTTGCTTGCAAAATAACTTCCCTGACTTCTTTAACTCCTGAATTAATGGCGCTTAGTGTAAAAAATTTTCTTTGCAGACTACAAGAGATAATATATGCAAGTGTGGTTTTACCCACCCCGGGAGGACCCCACAAAATCATGGAAGGAATAATATTGCTTTCAATGGCTTTGCGAAGAATGGCATTTTCGCCTACAAGGTGCTTTTGACCAATGTACGAATCAAGGTCGGCAGGACGTAATTGTTCTGCTAAAGGGGCGTGGGTTGTCATAACGTTAAAAAATTGTCCTAAATTACAATCTAAAATTATTCTAAAGCTACTTTTTTGAAAATAAAAATGTAAAAATGCTAAAATAATTAGCTGCTAATAATACTTAAATATATAAATATCTATAATACAAAGAAATAAAAAATAGTACAAAGAGATATTTTTTTATAAAATACATGTATTACCGATTAAAAAAAGAATTACTTTTGCAAAGTTTTTAAAATTCAATAAAACAATATGAAAAGATTTTCACAGTTCTTAGTGATTGCAGGTTTGGTATCATTTATCGCCTGCGGACCCAGCGCAAAAGAAAAAGAAGCTGAACAAAGAAAGCTTGATTCTTTGAAACAAGATTCTATCATGAAAGCCCAGGCTATTCAGGATTCATTGTACAAAGCTGACAGCATTGTAAAAGCAGACAGCGCAAAAGTTGCCGATTCTCTTGCTAAAATCAAGAAGTAAGAATCCTTAAAGGTTAACTTGTAGAGTTAAGGAGTGGCAACACTCCTTTTTTTATTGCAAAAAATTTATAGACTTATCTGTTTATTTAATTCGTTCGTAAATACCATCTTCGAGGTAAAATACGTAGGTAAAACTCATTTCTTTTATTAATAACTAGATAATCAATACGCTATTAGAATTATAATTACAGTAAATAATAGCCGTACCTATTTTATTTATTTTGTTTGTATTTTCTTTAAATATTTCGAAAGGTAGTGGATACAACACCATGAAGATGCTTACTGCGTATTCATCGGGTTTTTGTATGTCAATTATTTGAAAGTCATTCTTTTTATTAATATATTTCTTAAGCTCAAAAACATTAATTGGGCGCATCGTTTTTTTATCAAATTATCAAATTATGAAAAAAGTGCCCTAATTAAAAATTTTTGGAGTAATTAATGTAAATATCGTGTAAATAGATATTTATATAAACACGAAACATTTGCAGATCAAAAATTCAAAAAAAAAATGAAGCTATTTTGTTAATACAACATAATATTTTGAAAAGTAAAAATCATTTATTAATTTTGGTAAACTATGTTTTAAGCTAATATAATAAAATGTATTAGATATATTTTAAATATAATTATTATTATAAGTATGAAATCTATAGTTAAATTATTATATTAATTTTATAAACAATTAATAAACAATGGCATATATTCAGTTTGATAAATTACAGTTGATT
This window of the Lentimicrobiaceae bacterium genome carries:
- a CDS encoding AAA family ATPase — encoded protein: MTTHAPLAEQLRPADLDSYIGQKHLVGENAILRKAIESNIIPSMILWGPPGVGKTTLAYIISCSLQRKFFTLSAINSGVKEVREVILQAKAEKSNAILFIDEIHRFSKTQQDSLLGAVEKGIITLIGATTENPSFEVISPLLSRCNVYILKPLDEPDLLFLLEKARKFLETQYQKPIIINETEALLRISGGDARKLLNAIELIVKSEEQLNPVVLTNDNVISVIQQNLALYDKLGEMHYDIISAFIKSMR